A single Numenius arquata chromosome 1, bNumArq3.hap1.1, whole genome shotgun sequence DNA region contains:
- the MIX23 gene encoding protein MIX23 isoform X3, whose protein sequence is MAAPSGAASCEDFAEFQELLRVMRTIDDRIVHELNTTIPTASFVGKIDAGQTCKELYQSLMDAHTSRERIIKNCIAQTSSVVKTLREEREKAQEDLALLKQLRKEQTKVFNERCRIHYKPPKSQ, encoded by the exons ATGGCGGCGCCCAGCGGAGCGGCGAGCTGCGAGGACTTCGCCGAGTTCCAG gaGTTGCTCAGGGTGATGAGGACAATCGATGACAGAATCGTCCATGAATTAAACACTACGATTCCAACAGCTTCCTTTGTGGGGAAAATTGATGCTGGCCAGACGTGTAAAGAGCTCTACCAGTCT TTGATGGATGCTCACACCAGCAGAGAGAGAATCATCAAAAACTGCATCGCTCAGACCTCCAGCGTAGTGAAAACTCtcagagaagagagggaaaaggcccAGGAAGACTTAGCATTATTAAAGCAGCTAAGGAAAGAGCAGACAAAG GTATTTAATGAGCGTTGCCGAATTCACTACAAGCCTCCGAAGAGTCAATGA
- the MIX23 gene encoding protein MIX23 isoform X1 codes for MAAPSGAASCEDFAEFQVTRELLRVMRTIDDRIVHELNTTIPTASFVGKIDAGQTCKELYQSLMDAHTSRERIIKNCIAQTSSVVKTLREEREKAQEDLALLKQLRKEQTKLKLMQSELNVEEVVNDRSWKVFNERCRIHYKPPKSQ; via the exons ATGGCGGCGCCCAGCGGAGCGGCGAGCTGCGAGGACTTCGCCGAGTTCCAGGTAACGCGC gaGTTGCTCAGGGTGATGAGGACAATCGATGACAGAATCGTCCATGAATTAAACACTACGATTCCAACAGCTTCCTTTGTGGGGAAAATTGATGCTGGCCAGACGTGTAAAGAGCTCTACCAGTCT TTGATGGATGCTCACACCAGCAGAGAGAGAATCATCAAAAACTGCATCGCTCAGACCTCCAGCGTAGTGAAAACTCtcagagaagagagggaaaaggcccAGGAAGACTTAGCATTATTAAAGCAGCTAAGGAAAGAGCAGACAAAG TTGAAATTGATGCAGTCGGAGCTGAATGTCGAAGAAGTGGTAAACGACAGAAGCTGGAAG GTATTTAATGAGCGTTGCCGAATTCACTACAAGCCTCCGAAGAGTCAATGA
- the MIX23 gene encoding protein MIX23 isoform X2 — translation MAAPSGAASCEDFAEFQELLRVMRTIDDRIVHELNTTIPTASFVGKIDAGQTCKELYQSLMDAHTSRERIIKNCIAQTSSVVKTLREEREKAQEDLALLKQLRKEQTKLKLMQSELNVEEVVNDRSWKVFNERCRIHYKPPKSQ, via the exons ATGGCGGCGCCCAGCGGAGCGGCGAGCTGCGAGGACTTCGCCGAGTTCCAG gaGTTGCTCAGGGTGATGAGGACAATCGATGACAGAATCGTCCATGAATTAAACACTACGATTCCAACAGCTTCCTTTGTGGGGAAAATTGATGCTGGCCAGACGTGTAAAGAGCTCTACCAGTCT TTGATGGATGCTCACACCAGCAGAGAGAGAATCATCAAAAACTGCATCGCTCAGACCTCCAGCGTAGTGAAAACTCtcagagaagagagggaaaaggcccAGGAAGACTTAGCATTATTAAAGCAGCTAAGGAAAGAGCAGACAAAG TTGAAATTGATGCAGTCGGAGCTGAATGTCGAAGAAGTGGTAAACGACAGAAGCTGGAAG GTATTTAATGAGCGTTGCCGAATTCACTACAAGCCTCCGAAGAGTCAATGA